One Chryseobacterium sp. StRB126 genomic region harbors:
- a CDS encoding GEVED domain-containing protein: protein MKKLLFLSFTALSIMGSAQILVAESFENAPNPAFVISGGYTGTASIYTGSAACDGTGFIGAEVWGGGTTSKTVNLVYTKPSTLTANGKKIDITFSYSILAYDNASLIGGTLNVGYSTDGGTTYTSVGSAITLAATDTSCATFTGTIPESANVNGNFKLRIQTLGTTGDTYDFYSFIDNIRIKQEVTAAPACATISNPMNGATGVSVRPKITWGAVAGAESYKIKIGTTSGGSNIYSGTISDTSFTPTLAGSFPQNTLLYVTVTPTNSLGDASGCQEISFTTGTNALLPYCGPLASKLGTYAISNIQFSNMTNASTSTTVPHEDFTTKIATVNRGTSYPITLQGAGLGTNNRFGFTVFIDWNQNGSFTDAGEAYFVTSDFAGGAAASGSTITVNKNILIPTTATLGNTRMRVKYQFNSSTTSVRTELSNPCADVSEGQVEDYTITVNDASLATSEIGMNKKAEISIYPNPFKDILQISDTKGVKSITVTDVAGRQLKTLKASKEINLSDLGSGLYLIGLQMEDGSVKTLKAIKK, encoded by the coding sequence ATGAAAAAACTACTATTTTTGAGTTTCACCGCATTGTCAATAATGGGCAGTGCACAGATTTTAGTGGCAGAGAGCTTTGAAAATGCTCCTAACCCTGCATTTGTAATATCAGGAGGATATACTGGGACAGCAAGTATCTATACAGGCTCCGCCGCTTGTGATGGTACCGGATTTATAGGTGCAGAAGTATGGGGAGGTGGCACTACAAGCAAAACTGTTAACTTAGTTTATACCAAGCCTTCAACTCTAACGGCTAATGGTAAAAAAATAGACATCACTTTTTCGTATTCTATACTTGCTTATGATAATGCGAGTCTAATAGGAGGCACTTTAAATGTGGGCTATTCTACCGATGGAGGTACTACTTATACATCAGTAGGCAGTGCAATTACACTTGCAGCCACTGATACATCCTGCGCAACATTTACCGGAACAATTCCGGAAAGTGCGAATGTAAATGGAAATTTCAAGTTGAGGATACAGACTCTAGGAACTACAGGCGATACTTATGATTTTTATAGTTTTATAGATAATATACGTATTAAACAAGAAGTAACTGCCGCTCCGGCCTGTGCTACAATAAGCAATCCTATGAACGGTGCAACAGGCGTTTCTGTGCGCCCCAAAATTACATGGGGGGCCGTAGCAGGAGCTGAATCGTATAAAATAAAAATTGGCACCACATCAGGAGGTTCAAATATTTATTCAGGAACTATTTCTGATACCTCATTTACACCAACACTTGCTGGTTCTTTCCCACAAAATACACTTCTCTATGTAACGGTTACCCCAACTAATTCTTTAGGAGATGCTTCAGGATGTCAGGAAATATCTTTCACAACTGGAACTAATGCACTTCTTCCTTATTGTGGCCCTCTTGCATCTAAACTTGGAACTTATGCAATTTCTAATATCCAATTTAGCAATATGACCAACGCATCTACATCAACAACAGTTCCTCATGAGGATTTCACTACTAAAATAGCTACCGTTAACAGAGGAACTTCTTATCCGATTACCCTTCAAGGAGCCGGTTTAGGAACCAATAACCGATTTGGATTTACAGTATTTATAGATTGGAACCAAAATGGAAGCTTTACTGATGCGGGAGAGGCATATTTTGTAACCTCTGATTTTGCAGGAGGCGCAGCAGCATCAGGTAGTACAATTACGGTCAATAAAAATATCCTAATACCAACTACTGCTACTTTAGGTAATACCCGAATGAGAGTTAAATATCAATTTAACAGCTCAACTACATCCGTAAGAACAGAATTATCAAACCCATGCGCTGATGTAAGTGAAGGGCAAGTAGAAGATTATACCATTACAGTGAATGATGCTTCATTGGCAACGTCTGAAATAGGCATGAACAAAAAGGCAGAAATCTCTATTTATCCTAATCCATTTAAAGATATTCTACAAATTTCTGATACGAAAGGAGTAAAATCAATCACTGTAACTGATGTTGCCGGCAGACAGCTGAAAACACTTAAAGCCAGCAAAGAAATTAATCTTTCTGATCTTGGTTCAGGGCTTTATCTGATTGGCCTTCAAATGGAAGATGGAAGTGTAAAAACTTTGAAAGCAATTAAGAAGTAA
- a CDS encoding DUF5995 family protein, with protein sequence MKTIEEVLKKLDEIIIWCKENKSSAGYFACTYRIMTAQVLKGIQQNKFEDNPRMTMLDIAFAQRYLEAWESYSKGKKCTNSWYIAFEATKNKDLLILQHIFLGMNAHINLDLGISAASIVPYRKINPLKKDFENINYVIASINQKVQDSLNKICYPVQLIDQLSNGKDNAILDFAISRARDTSWATAVIASNTPNFLREQVINIVDYAAAKVATQILNPKILTSALLKELKKCESNDIVKNIEILELSKTT encoded by the coding sequence ATGAAAACTATTGAAGAAGTCCTGAAAAAACTTGATGAAATTATCATTTGGTGCAAAGAAAACAAAAGCTCGGCAGGATATTTTGCCTGTACTTACCGCATTATGACTGCACAGGTTTTAAAAGGGATTCAACAAAATAAATTTGAAGACAATCCACGAATGACCATGCTGGATATCGCATTTGCACAACGCTATCTTGAAGCATGGGAAAGTTATAGTAAAGGTAAAAAGTGTACCAATTCATGGTATATTGCCTTTGAAGCAACCAAAAATAAAGATCTGCTGATATTACAGCATATTTTTCTTGGAATGAACGCCCATATTAACCTCGACCTTGGAATTTCTGCAGCTTCTATCGTACCTTATCGAAAAATCAATCCATTAAAAAAGGATTTTGAAAATATTAATTATGTGATTGCATCCATCAATCAGAAAGTACAGGATTCTCTGAACAAAATATGTTATCCGGTACAACTCATCGATCAGCTTTCCAATGGAAAAGACAACGCCATATTGGATTTTGCTATTTCCAGAGCAAGAGATACTTCATGGGCAACAGCAGTTATTGCATCTAATACTCCTAATTTTCTAAGAGAACAGGTTATTAACATAGTGGATTATGCTGCGGCAAAGGTTGCTACCCAAATTTTAAATCCAAAAATTCTTACCTCTGCCCTGCTTAAAGAACTGAAAAAATGTGAGAGCAATGATATTGTAAAGAATATTGAAATCCTGGAATTATCTAAAACCACATAA
- a CDS encoding response regulator transcription factor — protein sequence MNILLVEDDQRISSFLLKGLSEAGYTMTLADSGEKAREILHSYDFDIILMDIMLPGLDGMQLTQIIRFKGNYTPILVLSALNSPDDKIKMLDLGADDYLSKPFHFEELISRIKALTRRNKLSYQKEDQQLSCGNITIDTDLHKVTQNEKEIEFSPTEYKLFTFLMENKNKVLSRTQILHNVWGIDFDSSTNVVDVYISYVRNKIDESEQKIIHTVKGTGYLIRD from the coding sequence ATGAATATCTTATTGGTAGAGGACGATCAGAGAATTAGCAGTTTCCTGTTAAAAGGACTTTCTGAAGCCGGCTATACGATGACGCTTGCAGATTCGGGTGAAAAAGCCAGAGAAATTCTTCATAGCTATGATTTTGATATTATACTAATGGATATTATGCTTCCGGGATTGGATGGAATGCAGCTTACACAGATTATAAGGTTTAAAGGAAATTATACTCCAATTTTAGTTCTGAGTGCACTGAACAGTCCGGATGATAAAATTAAAATGCTGGACCTTGGCGCGGATGATTATTTATCCAAACCCTTTCATTTTGAAGAACTGATTTCAAGAATTAAAGCATTAACAAGAAGAAATAAATTAAGCTATCAGAAAGAAGATCAACAGCTCTCTTGTGGCAATATTACAATTGATACGGATCTTCATAAGGTTACTCAAAATGAGAAGGAGATTGAATTTTCTCCTACTGAATACAAGCTTTTTACTTTCCTGATGGAGAATAAAAATAAAGTGCTGAGCAGAACCCAGATTTTACATAACGTCTGGGGAATAGATTTTGACAGTTCAACGAATGTAGTGGATGTATATATTTCCTATGTTCGTAACAAGATTGATGAATCTGAACAGAAAATTATTCATACTGTAAAAGGTACAGGGTATTTAATTAGAGATTAG
- a CDS encoding efflux RND transporter periplasmic adaptor subunit, whose protein sequence is MKMNTTKYIAVIYLSALITLTGCKDQKPANEAEKGYCISQELKKDIKLAKAEMLPIEESITLTGEVESNSDKTVPFVSLVDGVVTDTYFSLGDYVKKGQVLASIKSTAVNEMQDDTQTLHAQLAVAKRKLASVEAMYKDDIASQKDLQEARAEVTILQSNISKTQKNMQLYSAGGSTLQIKAPADGYVISKNVSKGMPITAGGDQLFTISNLDKVWVMANVYATNMRHVYVDQPVVVKTLAYPDDSFPGKINTISQVFNENERVLKAKIIMDNNGMKLRPGMSADVVLPVNAQNKSALAIPAKALIFDNNQSYVVVYKKDCELEIRPVTEIASNSQYIYVEGNLKQGENVIASNGLLIYENLKNQLNTSKK, encoded by the coding sequence ATGAAAATGAACACTACTAAATATATCGCAGTTATTTATCTGTCTGCTTTGATAACCCTTACGGGCTGTAAAGATCAGAAACCAGCCAATGAAGCTGAAAAAGGATATTGCATCAGTCAGGAACTTAAAAAAGATATTAAACTGGCTAAAGCAGAAATGCTTCCTATTGAAGAAAGCATTACTCTTACCGGAGAAGTGGAAAGCAATTCTGATAAAACAGTTCCCTTTGTAAGCCTTGTGGATGGAGTTGTTACGGATACTTATTTTTCCCTTGGAGATTATGTGAAAAAAGGACAGGTTTTGGCTTCCATAAAAAGTACAGCAGTGAATGAAATGCAGGATGATACCCAGACATTACATGCTCAGCTTGCTGTGGCTAAGAGAAAACTGGCCTCTGTAGAAGCAATGTACAAAGATGATATTGCCTCTCAGAAAGATCTTCAGGAAGCAAGAGCCGAAGTCACGATTCTTCAGTCTAATATTTCTAAAACGCAAAAGAATATGCAGTTGTATTCTGCCGGTGGGAGTACATTACAAATTAAAGCTCCTGCAGATGGCTATGTGATAAGCAAGAATGTCTCTAAAGGAATGCCCATAACTGCCGGTGGCGACCAGCTTTTTACCATTTCCAATCTGGATAAAGTTTGGGTAATGGCGAATGTATATGCTACCAATATGAGACATGTATACGTAGATCAGCCGGTAGTGGTGAAGACTTTAGCATATCCGGATGACAGTTTTCCAGGAAAGATCAACACTATTTCTCAGGTTTTTAATGAAAATGAAAGAGTCTTAAAGGCGAAGATCATTATGGATAACAACGGAATGAAGTTAAGACCGGGAATGTCGGCAGATGTTGTTTTACCTGTTAATGCACAAAATAAAAGTGCTTTGGCAATTCCTGCAAAAGCTTTGATTTTCGATAATAATCAGAGTTATGTAGTGGTGTATAAAAAAGACTGCGAGCTGGAAATAAGACCTGTAACAGAAATTGCTTCTAATAGCCAATATATTTATGTAGAAGGAAATCTTAAGCAAGGAGAAAATGTAATTGCTTCCAACGGATTGTTGATTTATGAGAACCTGAAAAACCAATTAAATACCTCTAAGAAGTAA
- a CDS encoding sensor histidine kinase, translating into MTLRNRFTLISSLSFGIVSIITSAVIFFAYYDSTKIFYFEKLRNTALISAIYYLEKDELPKDRHAQIKQEYKHLIQNNQVAVYNQNNEVTFGQNLNDKNIRPSHLQAARNNKGTQFMSDNQFYYGIFYPDNQGDFVVFVKSPNDSFQSQIWRLSIIMLSVLIIGLLAIYFLSRYLSKVVYKPISNVVERINKVEYNNISTAITSTNTNDEIEDLIKSYNKLLGRISENVLLQQNFINYVSHEFKTPLAAISGNLEVFAQKDRTPEEYKKVAKESLDNVYEIENILNNLLLMSGMTKLESSHKQVRVDELIWKMYEKLDSKAKENNSAIKIKLQVTQPSLLEFPGNETLLYLALYNIVENAIKYSQGHPVEIILTENGGQLNVEVKDQGKGIPSDDLIKITDTFYRGKNVDGIKGSGIGLSLSKSIFNHHHIIMKIDSKVDVGTNVLLVFPSNF; encoded by the coding sequence ATGACGCTCAGGAACAGGTTTACCCTTATTTCAAGCCTTTCGTTCGGCATTGTTTCTATCATCACATCTGCGGTGATATTTTTTGCCTATTATGACAGTACGAAGATCTTTTATTTTGAAAAACTTAGGAATACAGCTCTGATTTCCGCCATTTATTATCTTGAAAAAGACGAATTACCCAAAGACAGACATGCCCAGATTAAACAGGAGTATAAACATCTGATTCAGAATAATCAGGTTGCAGTATATAATCAGAATAATGAAGTGACGTTTGGGCAAAATCTGAATGATAAAAATATTAGACCTTCTCATTTACAGGCTGCCAGAAATAACAAAGGCACCCAGTTTATGTCTGATAATCAGTTCTATTATGGTATTTTCTATCCGGATAATCAGGGGGATTTTGTTGTTTTTGTAAAATCTCCGAATGACTCATTCCAATCACAGATATGGAGGCTTTCCATTATTATGCTCTCTGTGTTGATTATTGGATTGTTAGCTATTTATTTTTTGAGCCGCTATCTTTCAAAAGTGGTGTATAAACCTATCTCTAATGTGGTGGAGCGAATTAATAAAGTAGAGTATAATAATATTTCTACCGCTATTACCTCTACTAATACCAATGATGAAATTGAAGATTTAATTAAATCCTATAATAAATTACTGGGAAGAATTTCTGAAAATGTATTGCTCCAACAGAATTTTATCAACTACGTTTCTCACGAATTTAAAACTCCGTTAGCTGCTATTTCCGGAAATCTGGAAGTATTCGCGCAAAAAGACAGAACCCCCGAAGAATATAAAAAAGTAGCCAAAGAATCTCTGGATAACGTCTATGAGATTGAAAATATTCTCAACAACCTTCTGCTGATGTCCGGGATGACAAAGCTTGAATCTTCCCATAAACAGGTAAGAGTGGATGAATTGATCTGGAAAATGTATGAAAAACTGGATTCCAAAGCCAAAGAAAATAATTCAGCTATTAAGATCAAGCTTCAGGTAACCCAACCTTCTTTACTGGAGTTTCCGGGTAATGAAACGCTTTTGTATCTGGCATTATATAATATTGTAGAGAATGCCATCAAGTATTCTCAGGGTCATCCTGTGGAAATCATTTTAACAGAAAATGGAGGACAATTGAATGTTGAAGTGAAAGATCAGGGAAAAGGAATTCCTTCAGACGATCTTATCAAAATTACAGATACATTCTACAGAGGAAAGAATGTAGATGGGATCAAAGGAAGCGGCATTGGGCTGTCTTTATCTAAAAGTATTTTTAATCATCATCATATTATCATGAAAATTGACTCTAAAGTAGATGTGGGCACAAATGTTCTGCTTGTTTTTCCTTCTAATTTCTAA
- a CDS encoding efflux RND transporter permease subunit: MRKFVQNIVSFSLKNSLIVLLGTFLLLAGGIYSYIHTPIEAFPDVTNTRVRVITQWPGRSAEEIEKFVTLPISKEMNAIPNKTSVRSISLFGLSVVTVIFDDHVNDFYAQQYASNKLGNVDLPAGAEYSIEPPSGATGEIYRYIIKSKLPIKEVTAIQDWVVERELLAVPGVADVVSFGGEEKTYEIKINPTELHNYDLSPLDVYEAVSKSNINVGGDVVAKGDQAYVVRGIGLLEKKEDIENIQIEVKGSTPILVKHVAEVKISAKPRLGQVGYNKENDVVEGIVIMLRGENPNEVIARLKDRIEELNGGELPGDVQIVPIIDRTELVNTTVHTVSKNLIEGVILVSIIVFIFLYNWRTTFIVASVIPLAFLFAIIMLKIQGLPANLISMGALDFGLLLEGTLVIVEHVFVALELKAKKIGLRRFNKISKLGIIKKSAGSVAGYIFFALLILIVALMPIFSFQKVEGKMFSPLAFTLGYALLGSLILSLTYVPAMCKLLLTKNIEEKENFISRFFRVNIFSIYEFSVRHKKGFMIGFVALLVLCGWRFSNYGSEFLPKLNEGAIYVRATLPNSVNLDESVRLTKDMKEILMKYDEVKFVMTQTGRPNDGTDPTGFFNIEFNIQLKPENEWKKKISKEELLEQMRVSLEKYPGINFGFSQPIQDNVEEYVAGVKAPLVIKIFGNDLFQLENYANQVANSIRTVPGISDVNVFKNIGLPELRIQLHDSKMAKYGVSMADAQAVIEMTIGGQAATKFYEEERMFDVMLRFEKEYRDTPEKMGNILIPTQDNKKVPLKEIATIDYHTGPSFIYREGNSRYIGVGFNIEGRDLGSTIKEAKEKVDKEVKLPKNHKMTWAGEFESKERAAKQLAMVVPISLVLILMLLYFNFGNVKDTLISSITLAFAFIGGFLSLWFTGTIFGISAGIGFIILFGVATIDGIVLIGVMKENLQNRMSLKESISEGVKSRIRPVVMIALMGSMGLLPAAMSNGMGSEIQKPLAIMIVGGLIICMLLSFTILPIVFYYAYRKKHKETI, from the coding sequence ATGCGAAAATTTGTACAGAATATAGTTTCCTTCTCCTTAAAAAACTCACTGATTGTTCTTTTAGGAACTTTCCTGTTGCTGGCTGGGGGAATCTATTCCTATATACATACTCCGATTGAAGCATTTCCGGATGTAACCAATACCAGAGTAAGAGTCATTACCCAATGGCCTGGAAGAAGTGCAGAAGAGATAGAGAAGTTTGTCACATTGCCAATTTCCAAGGAAATGAATGCTATTCCGAATAAAACATCGGTAAGATCTATTTCCTTGTTCGGATTATCGGTAGTTACTGTCATTTTTGATGACCATGTCAATGATTTTTATGCACAGCAGTATGCTTCCAATAAACTAGGTAATGTAGATCTTCCTGCAGGAGCAGAATACAGCATTGAACCTCCTTCAGGAGCCACGGGAGAGATTTATCGCTATATTATTAAGAGTAAGTTGCCCATTAAAGAGGTGACTGCTATTCAGGATTGGGTAGTTGAAAGAGAATTGTTGGCAGTTCCCGGAGTGGCAGATGTGGTAAGCTTCGGTGGCGAGGAAAAAACATATGAAATAAAAATTAATCCTACGGAATTACACAATTACGACCTTTCCCCCCTGGATGTGTATGAAGCAGTTTCGAAGAGTAATATTAATGTAGGCGGAGATGTAGTGGCAAAAGGAGATCAGGCTTATGTAGTGCGGGGGATTGGTCTTTTGGAAAAGAAGGAGGATATTGAAAATATTCAGATTGAAGTAAAAGGTTCTACCCCTATTTTGGTGAAGCACGTTGCTGAAGTTAAAATATCAGCAAAACCAAGATTAGGGCAGGTAGGATACAATAAGGAAAATGATGTAGTAGAAGGCATTGTTATTATGCTTCGTGGTGAAAATCCAAATGAAGTCATTGCAAGGCTTAAAGACAGAATAGAGGAATTGAATGGCGGAGAATTGCCGGGCGATGTTCAGATTGTTCCGATCATTGACCGTACAGAATTGGTAAATACAACCGTTCATACCGTTTCCAAAAACCTGATTGAAGGGGTTATTCTGGTTTCCATTATTGTATTCATCTTCCTTTACAATTGGAGAACTACATTTATTGTAGCGTCAGTAATTCCGTTGGCATTCCTTTTCGCAATCATCATGTTGAAAATTCAAGGACTTCCGGCGAACCTTATTTCCATGGGAGCCCTAGACTTTGGATTGTTATTGGAAGGAACATTGGTTATTGTTGAACATGTATTTGTTGCCCTCGAATTGAAGGCCAAGAAAATCGGCCTCAGAAGATTTAATAAGATTTCCAAGCTGGGAATCATCAAGAAGAGTGCAGGAAGTGTGGCAGGTTATATTTTCTTTGCCTTACTGATTTTGATTGTAGCGTTGATGCCGATTTTCTCTTTCCAGAAAGTGGAAGGAAAAATGTTCTCTCCTTTAGCATTTACACTAGGGTATGCTCTGCTTGGTTCATTAATATTGAGTTTAACCTATGTTCCGGCGATGTGTAAACTTTTATTAACCAAAAATATTGAGGAAAAAGAAAACTTTATTTCCAGATTCTTCAGAGTGAATATCTTTAGCATTTATGAATTCAGTGTTCGCCATAAAAAAGGGTTTATGATTGGTTTTGTTGCCTTACTTGTTTTATGTGGCTGGAGGTTTTCAAACTACGGTTCAGAATTCTTACCTAAGCTGAATGAAGGAGCTATTTATGTACGTGCCACTCTTCCGAATAGCGTCAATCTGGATGAATCTGTACGATTAACCAAAGATATGAAGGAGATTCTGATGAAATATGATGAAGTGAAATTCGTCATGACTCAAACCGGTCGCCCCAATGATGGAACAGACCCTACAGGATTCTTTAATATTGAATTTAATATCCAGCTGAAACCGGAAAATGAGTGGAAGAAGAAAATCTCCAAAGAAGAACTTCTCGAACAGATGAGGGTTTCCCTTGAAAAGTATCCAGGAATCAATTTTGGATTTAGCCAGCCGATTCAGGATAACGTAGAAGAATATGTAGCGGGAGTAAAAGCACCATTGGTAATTAAAATATTTGGGAATGACTTATTCCAACTGGAAAATTATGCCAATCAGGTTGCGAATTCCATCAGAACTGTTCCGGGAATCTCAGATGTGAATGTCTTTAAAAACATAGGACTTCCGGAACTCAGAATACAGCTTCACGATTCCAAAATGGCCAAATATGGAGTTTCTATGGCGGATGCTCAGGCAGTAATTGAAATGACGATTGGCGGGCAGGCCGCTACCAAGTTCTATGAAGAAGAAAGAATGTTTGACGTAATGCTGAGATTCGAAAAAGAATATCGTGACACTCCGGAAAAAATGGGAAATATTCTGATCCCCACTCAGGATAATAAAAAAGTACCATTGAAGGAAATTGCAACCATTGATTATCATACCGGACCGTCATTCATCTATCGTGAAGGAAACAGCAGATACATTGGAGTAGGATTCAATATTGAAGGGCGTGATCTGGGAAGTACCATTAAAGAAGCCAAAGAAAAAGTGGATAAAGAAGTAAAACTTCCGAAAAACCATAAAATGACTTGGGCTGGTGAATTTGAAAGTAAAGAAAGAGCTGCCAAGCAATTGGCCATGGTAGTTCCTATTTCGCTGGTGCTTATTCTGATGCTGTTGTATTTCAATTTTGGGAATGTAAAAGATACTTTAATTTCTTCTATTACATTAGCCTTTGCATTCATAGGTGGATTTTTATCCCTTTGGTTTACGGGAACAATTTTTGGAATCTCAGCAGGGATCGGCTTTATCATCCTTTTTGGCGTAGCTACTATTGATGGTATTGTACTGATTGGAGTGATGAAAGAAAATCTTCAGAACAGAATGTCACTTAAAGAATCTATTTCTGAAGGCGTAAAAAGCAGAATTCGTCCGGTTGTGATGATCGCATTGATGGGATCTATGGGACTTCTTCCGGCAGCTATGTCTAATGGGATGGGCTCTGAAATTCAAAAACCGTTGGCTATTATGATTGTAGGTGGATTAATTATCTGTATGCTGCTTTCATTTACCATATTACCGATTGTGTTCTATTATGCTTATCGTAAAAAGCATAAGGAAACAATATAG
- a CDS encoding TolC family protein yields the protein MKKIFFTLFYIHCFSFFSAQTSDTLKISRKEAETIFLANNLDIIAQKLEISQAEARTLQAKYWPNPKLSISEVNLWRTYDIEEQPALIGNWGKNTQISAEIEQVIQTAGKRRKNIELQKIEVEGEKYELQEVLRELKKTLRNSVTEVLYNQEQQKIYQGQIASIEKLTKSYNNQLNLGNISKAEYIRLKAQEIEFKKKLVSLKQEIEDQQAELKALLMIPSHSYLVISDSFTLPEKQLSEIELTQWLEKAKENRPDIMIAKNKEKHAAKSLEIQNAMKTPDVAVSIGYDRGGNIMKDFIGLGVSVDLPIFDRNKGNIQEARLEIEKSKNETRKNQLKSENEIVSVFRNYIRTQEVSEEIDEAYESTLDGLLVSHEKNFRLRNISMLEYMDFLETYIGNKMIILDTKKELNQYYENLQYVVGQDL from the coding sequence TTGAAGAAGATTTTTTTTACCCTATTTTATATTCATTGTTTTAGTTTCTTTTCTGCACAGACTTCAGATACTTTGAAGATCAGCAGAAAGGAGGCTGAAACGATCTTTCTTGCCAATAACCTTGATATTATTGCCCAAAAACTGGAGATTTCCCAGGCAGAAGCCAGAACGCTTCAGGCTAAGTATTGGCCTAATCCTAAATTAAGCATCAGTGAAGTTAATCTCTGGAGAACTTATGATATTGAAGAGCAGCCTGCACTCATCGGAAATTGGGGAAAGAATACCCAGATCTCTGCGGAAATAGAACAGGTGATTCAGACGGCAGGGAAACGGAGAAAAAATATAGAATTACAGAAAATTGAAGTAGAAGGCGAAAAATACGAACTACAGGAAGTATTGCGTGAACTTAAAAAGACTTTAAGAAATTCAGTTACTGAGGTTTTATACAATCAGGAGCAACAGAAAATTTACCAAGGTCAAATTGCTTCTATTGAGAAACTAACAAAATCTTACAACAACCAATTAAACCTTGGGAACATCAGTAAGGCAGAATATATCCGTTTAAAGGCGCAGGAAATTGAATTCAAGAAAAAGCTTGTGTCCTTGAAACAGGAAATTGAAGACCAGCAGGCAGAACTGAAAGCCTTACTGATGATTCCGTCTCATTCTTATCTTGTGATTTCAGATTCGTTTACTCTGCCAGAGAAACAGCTTTCAGAAATTGAACTTACACAATGGTTGGAAAAAGCAAAAGAAAACCGTCCGGATATTATGATCGCTAAAAATAAAGAGAAGCATGCTGCCAAGAGCCTTGAAATTCAGAACGCCATGAAAACTCCGGATGTGGCTGTTTCTATTGGCTATGATCGTGGTGGAAATATTATGAAAGACTTTATCGGATTAGGCGTTTCAGTAGATCTTCCCATCTTCGACAGAAATAAAGGAAACATTCAGGAGGCCAGACTCGAAATTGAAAAAAGTAAAAATGAAACCCGTAAAAACCAGTTGAAATCTGAGAATGAAATTGTTTCCGTTTTCAGAAACTATATCCGTACCCAAGAAGTCTCAGAAGAAATTGATGAAGCCTACGAATCTACATTAGATGGTTTATTGGTAAGCCATGAAAAAAACTTCAGACTCAGAAATATCAGCATGCTGGAATACATGGACTTTCTGGAGACCTATATCGGTAATAAAATGATCATACTGGATACTAAAAAAGAGCTTAATCAATATTATGAGAACCTGCAATATGTTGTTGGGCAGGATTTATAA